In the genome of Rhodoplanes sp. Z2-YC6860, one region contains:
- a CDS encoding Bug family tripartite tricarboxylate transporter substrate binding protein, with the protein MITLRSITLAAVALLLSCAAALSQASQNWPNRPVTMLVPLPAGGIADLMARGCAQALSDEFGQPFVVENHPGASGNLAAAAVVKAPPDGSVLLFATQAQAAFNKMMFANLSYDPARDLVPIVLVLKSPVVFVGALDAPVTNFQAMLDYARANPGKLTSGQTGVGSMSHVAFEMLQQKTGIVLNGVPYKGGAPMVTDLLGGHLPMGSDLLSNFVHLAKDRKVRLLAVATARRFGDLPDVPTVQEEIRMPFEAAAWFTIMARTGTPADVVQKVNAAVNRYLVSAKAKQLIAGAAAEAGGGSPGEAAAFVKSEIERWAPVIKAAQISLN; encoded by the coding sequence ATGATTACGCTTCGCAGCATTACGCTGGCGGCCGTAGCTTTGCTGCTGTCTTGTGCCGCCGCTCTGTCGCAGGCTTCACAGAACTGGCCGAACCGGCCGGTGACGATGCTGGTGCCGCTGCCGGCCGGCGGCATCGCCGATCTCATGGCGCGCGGCTGCGCGCAGGCCTTGAGCGATGAGTTCGGTCAGCCGTTCGTGGTCGAGAACCATCCCGGCGCGAGCGGTAATCTTGCTGCCGCGGCGGTCGTCAAGGCGCCGCCCGATGGCAGCGTCCTGCTGTTTGCGACGCAGGCGCAGGCCGCCTTCAACAAGATGATGTTCGCGAACCTGTCGTATGATCCGGCGCGGGATCTCGTGCCGATCGTCCTGGTGCTCAAGTCGCCGGTGGTGTTCGTCGGCGCGCTCGACGCGCCGGTGACGAATTTCCAGGCCATGCTCGATTACGCGCGGGCCAATCCCGGCAAGCTCACCAGCGGCCAGACCGGCGTCGGCTCGATGAGCCATGTCGCCTTCGAAATGCTGCAGCAGAAGACGGGAATCGTGCTCAACGGCGTGCCCTACAAGGGCGGCGCGCCGATGGTGACGGACCTGCTGGGCGGTCATCTGCCGATGGGCTCGGACCTGCTGTCGAATTTCGTCCATCTCGCCAAGGACAGGAAAGTCCGGCTGCTTGCGGTCGCAACCGCTCGGCGGTTCGGCGATCTGCCCGATGTGCCGACCGTCCAGGAAGAGATCAGAATGCCGTTCGAGGCCGCCGCATGGTTCACGATCATGGCGCGCACCGGCACGCCGGCCGACGTTGTGCAGAAGGTCAATGCGGCCGTGAACCGCTATCTCGTGAGCGCCAAAGCCAAACAGCTGATCGCAGGCGCCGCGGCCGAAGCCGGCGGCGGCTCGCCTGGGGAAGCCGCGGCCTTCGTGAAGAGCGAGATCGAGAGATGGGCGCCGGTCATCAAGGCGGCGCAGATTTCGCTGAACTAG
- a CDS encoding RidA family protein, whose product MTKKTIIQPRGMAEAVGPFSRAILIGDQLHIAGTTALSHVTGDYYTREIPKTIEEQTRLTLDNIKMCVEAAGGTMDDIFKVVIMLKNPEDYKRMNATRAEYFKKEPPISTCFRAEVMRSDLLVEIEAVALIKNPKHAN is encoded by the coding sequence ATGACCAAGAAGACGATCATTCAACCGAGGGGCATGGCCGAAGCGGTCGGGCCGTTCTCGCGCGCCATTCTGATTGGCGACCAGCTTCACATCGCCGGCACCACGGCGCTGAGCCACGTCACCGGCGACTACTACACGCGCGAGATTCCCAAGACCATCGAGGAGCAGACCCGGCTCACGCTCGACAACATCAAGATGTGCGTCGAGGCCGCGGGCGGCACCATGGACGACATCTTCAAGGTCGTGATCATGCTGAAGAACCCCGAAGACTACAAACGCATGAACGCGACACGCGCCGAGTACTTCAAGAAGGAGCCGCCGATCAGCACCTGCTTCCGCGCCGAGGTGATGCGGAGCGACCTGCTGGTCGAGATCGAAGCCGTCGCCCTCATCAAGAACCCCAAACACGCCAACTAG
- a CDS encoding aminotransferase-like domain-containing protein → MGRRPRGIPAQMLKLSLSDSGEVALFVQIREQVRSLMANRTLVAGMRLPPVRALARQLKVNQITVAKAYRDLVDEGLLDGRRGGGSFVREPTEQQHPIQLPEAEPNQPMLAERLYELARAPGVIAFSSNYARLDDDNVAAVRASLNAVIEQRLDSCLHYEPPAGRASLRTEIAHFLNEGGIAADEGDVVVTSGAQQAIDLTVRALCPAGAPVAIEQPAYYGAINALRGAKARMLPVPLTRDGMDLDVLENHLSRGRARLIYTNPTFQNPSGVTASLENRRALLALARRFEATILEDDHSPELRFRGAAVPALRALATADDHVVYTRSLGKVLLPGLRAGFLLAPPELLPRLLLAKANADLHCSGLIQEAAADYLKRGTWRAAVERMRLAYGARQRVLHDALAAGLPEGASINNPDGGLSFWLSLPKDIDLSELYFRAVRRGVAFVNGDVFYLSRADARALRVSFGLNKPDELLEGVTRLCSLVKDLQTRRSRSLILS, encoded by the coding sequence ATGGGACGACGCCCGCGCGGCATCCCGGCGCAAATGCTGAAGCTTTCGCTGTCGGATTCAGGCGAGGTCGCACTGTTCGTGCAGATTCGCGAGCAGGTCCGAAGCTTGATGGCAAACCGCACCCTCGTCGCGGGCATGCGGCTTCCTCCTGTGCGCGCGCTCGCGCGCCAGCTCAAGGTCAATCAGATCACCGTGGCGAAGGCCTATCGCGACCTAGTCGACGAAGGCCTGCTCGACGGCCGGCGCGGTGGCGGCAGCTTCGTGCGCGAGCCGACCGAGCAGCAGCATCCGATTCAGTTGCCCGAAGCCGAGCCGAACCAGCCGATGCTCGCTGAGCGGCTCTACGAGCTTGCGCGTGCGCCGGGCGTGATCGCATTCAGCTCGAACTATGCGCGGCTCGATGACGACAACGTCGCGGCCGTGCGCGCCTCGCTCAACGCGGTGATCGAGCAGCGGCTCGACTCCTGCCTGCATTACGAGCCGCCGGCCGGACGCGCGTCGCTCCGCACCGAGATCGCGCATTTCCTCAACGAGGGCGGCATCGCGGCCGACGAAGGCGATGTCGTCGTCACGTCGGGCGCGCAGCAGGCCATCGATCTCACGGTGCGCGCGCTCTGCCCGGCCGGAGCACCGGTCGCGATCGAGCAGCCTGCCTATTACGGCGCGATCAACGCGCTGCGCGGCGCCAAGGCCCGCATGCTGCCGGTGCCGCTCACCCGCGACGGCATGGACCTCGACGTGCTGGAGAACCATCTGTCGCGCGGCCGCGCCCGGCTGATCTACACCAATCCGACGTTCCAGAATCCCTCAGGCGTCACGGCTTCACTTGAGAACCGGCGCGCACTGCTTGCGCTCGCGCGGCGCTTCGAGGCCACCATCCTCGAAGACGACCACAGCCCGGAGCTGCGCTTCCGCGGCGCGGCCGTGCCCGCGCTCCGCGCGCTCGCGACCGCCGACGACCACGTGGTTTATACGCGAAGCCTCGGCAAGGTGCTGTTGCCCGGCCTCCGTGCAGGCTTTTTGCTCGCGCCTCCCGAATTGCTGCCGCGGCTCCTGCTCGCCAAGGCCAATGCCGACCTGCATTGCTCCGGCCTCATCCAGGAGGCCGCCGCGGACTATCTGAAGCGCGGCACCTGGCGCGCGGCCGTCGAGCGCATGCGTTTGGCTTATGGCGCGCGGCAGCGCGTGCTCCACGACGCGCTGGCGGCGGGCTTGCCCGAAGGCGCCAGCATCAACAATCCCGATGGCGGTTTGAGCTTCTGGCTCAGCCTGCCGAAGGATATCGATCTCTCCGAACTCTACTTTCGCGCCGTCCGCCGCGGCGTCGCCTTCGTCAACGGCGACGTGTTCTATCTCTCGCGGGCTGACGCACGGGCGCTCCGCGTGAGCTTCGGCCTGAACAAGCCCGACGAACTGCTGGAAGGCGTCACGCGGCTCTGTTCGCTGGTGAAAGACCTGCAGACGCGCCGCTCGCGAAGCCTGATCCTGAGCTGA
- a CDS encoding SDR family NAD(P)-dependent oxidoreductase, whose amino-acid sequence MDYGLQDKVIIITGAASGFGQAATRLLLKSKAKLVLADLNTQGLAAIAREASSAGVTFAECPLDVSSADETKAVVAQAVEKFGRIDGLLHFAGVIDIHSIEETTVAHWNRVININLLGTFLMAQAVSAVMKQQRQGRIVLTASDSARKGASISGPAYAASKGGVIALTRDLAMKLGPSGITVNAICPGIVQTPMVSNDAGIPAAALDEVIARTPLGRLGEPEDMAGTAIMLLTEATKFINGEIVEVNGGFFFD is encoded by the coding sequence ATGGATTATGGACTGCAAGACAAGGTGATCATCATCACGGGCGCGGCGAGCGGGTTCGGCCAGGCCGCCACGCGGCTGCTCCTGAAGTCGAAGGCGAAGCTCGTGCTTGCCGATCTCAACACGCAAGGGCTCGCCGCGATCGCGCGCGAAGCCTCCAGCGCCGGCGTCACGTTCGCCGAGTGCCCGCTCGATGTGTCGTCAGCCGATGAGACCAAGGCGGTGGTCGCGCAGGCCGTCGAGAAGTTCGGCCGGATCGACGGCCTTTTGCATTTCGCCGGCGTGATCGACATCCACAGCATCGAGGAAACGACCGTCGCGCATTGGAATCGCGTCATCAACATCAACCTGCTCGGCACCTTCCTCATGGCGCAGGCGGTGTCGGCGGTGATGAAGCAACAGCGCCAGGGCCGCATCGTGTTGACCGCCTCGGATTCGGCACGCAAGGGCGCCTCGATCAGCGGGCCGGCCTACGCGGCCTCCAAGGGCGGCGTCATCGCGCTCACCCGGGATCTTGCCATGAAGCTCGGGCCGTCGGGCATCACCGTCAACGCGATCTGTCCCGGCATCGTGCAGACGCCGATGGTCTCGAACGACGCTGGAATTCCCGCCGCCGCGCTCGACGAGGTGATCGCCCGCACGCCGCTTGGGCGGCTCGGCGAGCCCGAGGATATGGCGGGCACGGCCATCATGCTGCTCACCGAGGCGACGAAGTTCATCAACGGCGAGATCGTCGAGGTCAACGGCGGTTTCTTCTTCGATTGA
- a CDS encoding TauD/TfdA dioxygenase family protein, producing MNKPVGSFQGRPIVSQNAGLTITRVGAYLGAEVTGIDLRKPMSGEQRAAIETALAENELLIFRNQDISSQNLIDFGTSFGELTVHPFAPKDKDVSVLIKFRNDETNPPFRTDVWHSDETFRKEPPKATVLVAKEVPAIGGDTMFASMSAAFDGLSDRMQQFISGLEAVHDWKPFRELFDDSEGDRQNVLRWEEIYPPAVHPVVRVHPVTGRKVLFVNPQFTVGIRNMDEREGRSLLETLFLQAQVPEYQFRHHWTPNTLIMWDNRSTQHYAVNDYFPQRRYMERVTIRGGAVEGVERADPETTRKAIRRTTGKPKAAHGKPVAPERIKA from the coding sequence GTGAACAAGCCGGTTGGAAGTTTTCAGGGCCGTCCCATCGTTTCGCAGAATGCGGGGCTGACGATCACGCGGGTCGGTGCCTATCTCGGCGCCGAAGTCACCGGCATCGATCTGCGCAAGCCCATGTCCGGTGAACAGCGCGCGGCGATCGAGACCGCGCTTGCCGAGAACGAGCTCCTGATTTTTCGCAATCAAGACATCTCATCCCAGAACCTGATCGACTTCGGCACGAGCTTCGGCGAACTGACCGTGCATCCGTTCGCGCCCAAGGACAAAGATGTCTCGGTGCTGATCAAGTTTCGCAACGACGAGACCAACCCGCCGTTCCGCACCGACGTCTGGCATTCCGACGAGACGTTCCGCAAGGAGCCGCCCAAGGCCACGGTGCTGGTCGCCAAGGAGGTGCCGGCGATCGGCGGCGACACAATGTTCGCCAGCATGTCGGCTGCGTTCGACGGACTCAGCGACCGCATGCAGCAGTTCATCTCGGGCCTCGAGGCGGTGCACGACTGGAAGCCGTTCCGCGAGCTGTTCGACGACTCCGAGGGCGACCGCCAGAACGTGCTGCGCTGGGAGGAGATCTATCCGCCCGCGGTGCACCCGGTGGTGCGCGTGCACCCGGTGACCGGGCGCAAGGTGCTGTTCGTCAATCCGCAGTTCACGGTCGGCATCCGCAACATGGACGAGCGCGAAGGCCGCTCGCTGCTCGAGACGCTGTTCCTGCAGGCGCAGGTTCCCGAATATCAGTTCCGGCATCACTGGACGCCGAACACGCTGATCATGTGGGACAACCGCTCGACCCAGCACTACGCGGTCAACGATTACTTCCCGCAACGCCGCTACATGGAGCGCGTCACCATCAGGGGCGGGGCGGTCGAGGGCGTCGAGCGCGCCGATCCGGAAACCACGCGCAAGGCCATCCGCCGCACCACCGGCAAGCCGAAAGCGGCGCACGGCAAGCCCGTGGCGCCCGAGCGCATCAAGGCATGA
- a CDS encoding dihydroorotase, translated as MNAATSGGYDLVISGGTLVIPGVGQIRSDVAIEGGKITAIGENLASSGAKEVFDAKGKVVLPGIFDPHTHISTERSFEEESETETRAALIGGTTTIGIFLRSLKESYNIHLPIFRKLMDENSYVDSVFHPQIFTAEQIAEIPQYAKDFGIRSFKFYMSGMPGVVDSITDDLLLTGFKTVAALGPDMIACVHCETGSLIDQARVELQKTKEGTLADWERAHPPEAEALAIQTALYLAKIAGAHLYVVHLSSKQGLEVVRTARRNGMRFTVETTTPYLGLESSDSNGFLVKMVPPIREKSHHDALWQGFAEGSINTVGTDNTSRARATKKPEAGLHGARPGIPVMGTHLPALLHYGRERGVPLEILIDRATRAPAKVYGIYPQKGTIAVGSDADLVVVDLELEKVVDAKYLNGFSDFSPFEGKKLKGWPVATIKGGSVVVRDGKIVGKRNGRYLPRQARNAAPDLEWLRRPV; from the coding sequence ATGAACGCAGCAACATCGGGCGGCTACGATCTCGTGATCAGCGGCGGCACGCTGGTGATCCCGGGCGTCGGTCAGATCAGGTCCGACGTGGCGATCGAGGGCGGCAAGATCACGGCGATTGGCGAGAACCTGGCGTCGTCAGGCGCCAAGGAGGTGTTCGACGCCAAGGGCAAGGTGGTGCTGCCTGGCATCTTCGATCCGCACACCCACATCAGCACCGAGCGTTCGTTCGAAGAGGAGTCTGAGACCGAGACGCGCGCGGCCCTCATCGGCGGCACGACCACGATCGGGATTTTCCTGCGGAGCTTGAAAGAGTCCTACAACATCCATCTGCCGATCTTCCGGAAGCTGATGGATGAGAACAGCTACGTCGACTCGGTTTTCCATCCGCAGATTTTCACGGCCGAGCAAATCGCGGAGATTCCGCAGTACGCAAAAGACTTTGGTATCCGCTCGTTCAAGTTCTACATGTCCGGCATGCCCGGCGTGGTCGACTCGATCACCGACGATCTGCTGCTGACCGGGTTCAAGACGGTCGCCGCGCTCGGTCCCGACATGATCGCCTGCGTGCATTGTGAGACCGGCTCGCTGATCGATCAGGCGCGTGTCGAGTTGCAGAAGACGAAGGAGGGCACGCTCGCCGACTGGGAGCGCGCGCATCCGCCGGAGGCCGAGGCGCTGGCGATCCAGACCGCGCTCTATCTTGCCAAGATCGCGGGCGCGCATCTCTACGTGGTCCACCTGTCGAGCAAGCAGGGTTTGGAGGTCGTGCGCACCGCGCGAAGGAACGGCATGCGCTTCACGGTCGAGACAACGACGCCGTATCTCGGGCTCGAGAGCAGCGATTCGAACGGTTTCCTGGTCAAGATGGTGCCGCCGATCCGCGAGAAATCGCATCACGACGCGCTGTGGCAAGGCTTCGCCGAAGGTTCGATCAACACCGTCGGCACCGACAACACCTCGCGCGCCCGCGCCACCAAGAAGCCGGAAGCGGGGCTGCACGGCGCCCGGCCGGGAATTCCGGTGATGGGGACGCACCTGCCGGCGCTGCTGCACTACGGCCGTGAGCGCGGTGTGCCGCTCGAGATCCTGATCGATCGCGCCACGCGCGCCCCCGCCAAGGTTTATGGCATCTATCCGCAGAAGGGCACCATCGCGGTCGGCTCCGACGCCGATCTCGTGGTGGTGGACCTGGAATTGGAGAAGGTGGTCGACGCGAAGTATCTCAACGGCTTCTCGGACTTCTCGCCGTTCGAAGGCAAGAAGCTCAAGGGCTGGCCCGTCGCCACGATCAAGGGCGGGAGCGTCGTGGTGCGAGACGGCAAGATCGTAGGCAAGCGAAACGGCCGGTATCTGCCGCGGCAGGCGCGGAACGCCGCGCCCGATCTCGAATGGCTGCGGCGGCCGGTCTGA
- a CDS encoding Bug family tripartite tricarboxylate transporter substrate binding protein, producing MPILDRTVSFFGAALIALACCLPAAADDYPTHPITLIIPFPAGGGVDTVGRVIAAKLTTALGQQVVVENRAGAGSVVGIRAGAKAPPDGYTILMITTGASAPTNPGYDIFKDFAPIGLIAAVPIMIQANPATPVNSLTDLIALAKKEPGKLTVGTPPPPTLNYFGIELFKSLTGADVTTVTYKGTGPLTNDLVGGHVMLAFNTVPPAIGNIQSGRIKAIAVCAPERLAVAPDVPTAAEAGLPGLDVVLYYGLLAPAGTPQAIVERLNAELRKIVDSDDVKSRMISDGGAAMPSTPEEYARNIEREEGKWRTLIDKLGLKIE from the coding sequence ATGCCGATACTGGATCGCACCGTCAGTTTCTTCGGCGCAGCGCTGATTGCGCTCGCCTGCTGCCTGCCAGCCGCGGCCGACGACTATCCGACACATCCGATCACGCTGATTATTCCGTTTCCGGCCGGCGGCGGCGTCGACACTGTCGGCCGCGTGATTGCCGCCAAGCTCACGACGGCACTCGGCCAGCAGGTCGTGGTCGAGAATCGCGCCGGCGCGGGCTCGGTGGTCGGCATCCGCGCAGGCGCGAAGGCACCGCCTGACGGCTACACCATCCTGATGATCACCACGGGCGCGAGCGCGCCGACCAATCCCGGCTACGACATCTTTAAGGACTTCGCGCCGATCGGATTGATTGCCGCCGTGCCGATCATGATCCAGGCCAATCCGGCGACGCCGGTGAATTCGCTGACCGACCTCATTGCGCTGGCCAAGAAAGAGCCGGGCAAGCTCACGGTCGGCACGCCGCCGCCGCCGACGCTCAATTACTTTGGCATCGAGCTGTTCAAGTCGCTGACCGGCGCCGACGTCACGACCGTCACCTACAAAGGCACCGGTCCCCTCACCAACGATCTCGTCGGCGGGCATGTCATGCTGGCCTTCAACACCGTGCCGCCTGCCATCGGCAACATCCAGTCTGGCAGGATCAAAGCAATCGCAGTGTGTGCGCCCGAACGCCTTGCGGTGGCGCCCGACGTGCCGACCGCGGCCGAGGCCGGCCTGCCCGGGCTCGATGTCGTGCTCTATTACGGGCTGCTCGCACCGGCCGGCACGCCGCAGGCGATTGTGGAGCGCTTGAACGCGGAGCTTCGCAAAATCGTCGACTCCGACGACGTGAAATCGCGCATGATCTCGGACGGCGGCGCGGCGATGCCCAGCACGCCGGAGGAATACGCTCGCAACATCGAGCGCGAAGAAGGCAAGTGGCGCACGTTGATCGATAAGCTCGGCCTCAAGATCGAATAG
- a CDS encoding Bug family tripartite tricarboxylate transporter substrate binding protein — protein sequence MNFRQLMGSLALCALMALPAGPSFADDYPSRPVTIIVPYAAGGVTDVLARLVAQKLGERLGKPFLIENKGGAGTIVAAVSTAKSAPDGYTLMMATGSTMSINRTLYKSLPYDPDTDLTPVSLVCSVPFVLVTNPSLPVNNVSDLIKLAKEKPGTLNYGTGGVGSTVSILVYLMQSMTGVKMTEVPYRGTTPAMTDTIAGNVQFMFNDTASIAPLVKDGKLKALGISSAKRFEGTPDIPTIAEAGIPGFEGDSWQMLVAPAKTPKEIVDKLNAAINEVVNSPEIKSQMLKLGMAATGKGKPEELTAYVKSETARWGKVVTDAGYAHTQ from the coding sequence ATGAACTTCCGCCAATTGATGGGCTCATTGGCTCTTTGCGCATTGATGGCGCTTCCTGCCGGGCCAAGCTTCGCCGACGACTATCCGTCGCGGCCGGTCACGATCATCGTCCCCTACGCGGCCGGCGGCGTCACCGACGTGCTGGCACGACTCGTTGCCCAGAAACTCGGCGAACGTCTCGGCAAGCCGTTCCTGATCGAGAACAAGGGCGGCGCCGGCACCATCGTCGCCGCTGTCTCCACCGCGAAGTCCGCGCCCGACGGCTACACGCTGATGATGGCGACCGGCAGCACCATGTCGATCAACCGCACGCTCTATAAGTCCCTGCCCTACGATCCCGACACCGACCTCACACCGGTGTCGCTCGTGTGCTCGGTGCCCTTCGTGCTGGTGACCAATCCGTCGCTGCCGGTCAACAACGTCTCGGACCTGATCAAGCTCGCCAAGGAAAAGCCCGGCACGTTGAACTACGGCACCGGCGGCGTCGGCAGCACGGTGTCGATCCTCGTCTATTTGATGCAAAGCATGACCGGCGTGAAGATGACCGAGGTGCCCTATCGCGGCACGACGCCAGCCATGACCGACACCATCGCCGGCAACGTGCAGTTCATGTTCAACGACACGGCCTCGATCGCACCGCTGGTGAAGGACGGCAAGCTGAAGGCGCTCGGCATCAGCAGCGCCAAGCGCTTCGAGGGTACGCCCGACATTCCGACCATCGCTGAGGCCGGCATTCCGGGCTTCGAGGGCGACTCCTGGCAGATGCTGGTGGCGCCTGCGAAAACGCCAAAGGAGATCGTCGACAAGCTCAATGCCGCGATCAACGAGGTGGTGAATTCGCCCGAGATCAAAAGCCAGATGCTGAAGCTCGGCATGGCGGCCACCGGCAAAGGCAAGCCGGAGGAGCTCACCGCGTACGTGAAGTCCGAGACCGCGCGCTGGGGCAAGGTCGTCACCGACGCGGGCTACGCCCATACGCAATAG
- a CDS encoding TonB-dependent receptor, with protein MTLVAVAVAAAAGSDSASAQSTQLPRISVVAPKRAKPKLQRTAPKPTPPQAASANVAAPPRQMAPINTSNERLVPGAEVNAYPVTRPAEALEQAAPGLAVTQHSGEGKANQYFLRGFNLDHGTDLAITVDGMPVNMPTHGHGQGYADLNFLIPELIQSVRVRKGPYFADEGDFSSAGALHIDYLKSLDRGFWQATVGSFGYRRLLAAQSYTAGSGKLLAAFETNAYNGPWDVPDDVRKFNGLLRYSQGNADNGLSVLGMAYANKWNSTDQVAQRAIDGGVIDRWGSLNPTDGGQSSRTSLSANLTRTEGNAQTKASAYVIRQTLTLFNDFTYFLNDPVNGDQFSQTDRRTIVGGEASHTVKGRLLGFDTENTLGIQLRRDDIAVGLIKTIDRMPLSTVRQDNVGETSVGIYGQNTTRWTNWFRTVLGLRGDYFTARVNSDTPQNSGDTSDFKASPKASLIFGPFYKTEYFLSAGYGFHSNDARGATITVDPTDKTTPLQRVPLLVRSKGAEVGVRTKAIAGLESTLSVFVLDYDSEILFVGDAGTTEPSRPSRRVGVEWTNRYKVNSWLGLDVDFAYTHARFTDVDPVGNRIPGAPGIVASAGVTLGEKTGWFGSAKLRYFGPRPLIEDNSASSSPAAVVNASLGYRWDGGWRVQIDALNLFNSRSNQIEYFYDSQLRGETAPVADRHLHPLEPTAVRLTLAGPLP; from the coding sequence ATGACGTTGGTGGCCGTGGCGGTCGCGGCTGCGGCCGGGTCGGATTCCGCCAGCGCGCAAAGCACGCAACTGCCGCGGATCAGCGTCGTCGCGCCGAAGCGCGCCAAACCCAAACTCCAGCGCACAGCCCCCAAGCCCACGCCGCCACAAGCCGCGTCCGCCAACGTCGCCGCGCCGCCGCGCCAGATGGCTCCGATCAACACCTCGAACGAACGCCTCGTCCCCGGCGCCGAGGTCAACGCCTATCCGGTGACGCGTCCGGCGGAGGCGCTGGAGCAGGCCGCGCCGGGCCTCGCGGTCACGCAGCACAGCGGCGAAGGCAAGGCGAACCAGTATTTCCTTCGCGGCTTCAACCTCGACCATGGCACTGACCTCGCCATCACCGTCGACGGCATGCCGGTCAACATGCCGACCCACGGCCACGGCCAGGGCTATGCCGATCTGAACTTCCTGATCCCCGAACTCATCCAGTCGGTGCGGGTGCGTAAAGGCCCCTACTTCGCCGACGAAGGCGATTTCTCCTCGGCCGGCGCGCTTCACATCGATTATCTCAAAAGCCTCGACCGCGGTTTCTGGCAGGCCACCGTCGGCAGCTTCGGCTATCGCCGCCTGCTCGCGGCGCAATCGTACACGGCCGGCAGCGGCAAGCTGCTCGCGGCCTTCGAGACCAACGCCTACAACGGGCCGTGGGACGTGCCCGACGACGTGCGCAAGTTCAACGGGCTGCTTCGCTACAGTCAGGGCAATGCCGACAACGGCTTGTCGGTGCTCGGCATGGCCTATGCCAACAAGTGGAACTCCACCGACCAGGTGGCGCAGCGCGCGATCGACGGCGGCGTGATCGATCGTTGGGGCTCGCTCAATCCGACCGACGGCGGCCAGTCGAGCCGCACTAGCCTTTCGGCCAATCTCACCCGCACCGAAGGCAATGCCCAGACCAAGGCCAGCGCCTACGTGATCCGGCAGACACTGACGCTGTTCAACGACTTCACCTATTTCCTCAACGACCCGGTCAACGGCGACCAGTTCAGCCAGACCGATCGCCGCACCATTGTCGGCGGTGAGGCGAGCCACACCGTGAAGGGCAGGCTCCTGGGCTTCGACACCGAGAACACGCTCGGCATCCAGCTTCGCCGCGACGACATCGCGGTCGGTCTCATCAAGACCATCGATCGCATGCCGCTCTCGACCGTGCGCCAGGACAATGTCGGCGAGACCAGCGTCGGCATCTACGGCCAGAACACCACGCGCTGGACGAACTGGTTTCGCACCGTTCTCGGCCTGCGCGGAGACTACTTCACGGCGCGCGTCAACAGCGACACGCCGCAGAACTCCGGCGACACCTCGGACTTCAAGGCGAGCCCCAAGGCCAGTCTCATCTTCGGCCCGTTCTACAAAACTGAATACTTCCTCAGCGCCGGCTATGGCTTCCACTCGAACGACGCGCGCGGCGCGACCATCACGGTCGATCCGACCGACAAGACCACGCCCTTGCAGCGCGTGCCGCTGCTGGTGCGCTCCAAGGGCGCAGAGGTCGGTGTGCGAACCAAGGCGATCGCCGGCCTGGAAAGCACGCTGTCGGTGTTCGTGCTCGACTATGACTCGGAGATCCTGTTCGTCGGCGACGCCGGCACCACCGAGCCGAGCCGACCAAGCCGGCGCGTCGGCGTCGAATGGACCAACCGGTACAAGGTCAACTCCTGGCTCGGCCTCGACGTCGACTTCGCCTACACGCACGCCCGCTTCACCGACGTCGACCCGGTCGGCAACCGCATTCCCGGCGCGCCGGGCATCGTCGCGTCCGCGGGCGTCACACTTGGCGAGAAGACCGGCTGGTTCGGCTCGGCGAAACTCCGCTACTTCGGCCCGCGGCCGCTGATTGAGGACAACAGCGCCAGCTCCTCGCCGGCCGCGGTGGTCAATGCGAGCCTCGGCTACCGCTGGGACGGCGGCTGGCGCGTGCAGATCGACGCGCTGAACCTGTTCAACTCGCGCTCCAACCAGATCGAATATTTCTACGACTCGCAATTGCGCGGCGAGACCGCGCCGGTCGCCGACCGCCACCTCCATCCGCTCGAACCGACCGCGGTGCGGCTCACCCTGGCCGGGCCGTTGCCTTAG